Proteins co-encoded in one Papaver somniferum cultivar HN1 chromosome 5, ASM357369v1, whole genome shotgun sequence genomic window:
- the LOC113282190 gene encoding ribosomal RNA small subunit methyltransferase-like — MAGGKMRKEKPSRAAGSNKQYQGGISFHKSKGQHILKNPLLVDTIVQKSGIKSTDIILEIGPGTGNLTKKLLEAGKSVIAVELDPRMVLELTRRFQGTPFSNQLKVIQGDVLKVDLPYFDICVANIPYQISSPLTFKLLAHRPVFRCAVIMFQREFAMRLVAQPGDNLYCRLSVNTQLLSRISHLLKVGKNNFRPPPKVDSSVVRIEPRKPLPPVNFKEWDGLIRLCFNRKNKTLGSVFRQKSVLSLLEKNYKTLQALKGSSEDMAGEMDVSALGDTSEDMSMEIDDGKDDEMEVEEDDEAGGDGSDFKAKIIGILKQGDFEEKRSSKLTQVDFLYLLSLFNKAGIHFS; from the exons ATGGCGGGAGGCAAAATGAGGAAAGAAAAACCGTCAAGAGCTGCAGGATCAAATAAACAATACCAAGGTGGAATATCATTTCACAAATCAAAAGGACAACATATATTGAAGAATCCATTGTTAGTTGATACTATAGTTCAGAAATCAGGAATCAAAAGTACTGATATTATTCTTGAAATTGGTCCTGGTACTGGAAATCTTACAAAGAAATTACTTGAAGCGGGTAAATCTGTTATTGCTGTTGAATTAGATCCTCGGATGGTTCTTGAATTAACACGTCGGTTTCAAGGAACTCCCTTTTCCAATCAATTGAAG GTTATACAAGGAGATGTGCTTAAGGTTGATTTGCCGTACTTCGATATTTGTGTTGCCAACATTCCTTATCAAATCTCTTCTCCTCTCACCTTTAAGTTACTCGCACATAGACCTGTTTTTAGGTGTGCAGTTATAATGTTTCAGAGAGAATTTGCCATGAGATTGGTAGCCCAGCCAGGTGACAATCTCTATTGTCGCCTTTCAGTTAACACTCAACTCTTATCCCGTATCTCCCATCTCCTCAAAGTAGGGAAAAACAATTTTCGGCCTCCCCCTAAAGTCGACTCTTCTGTGGTCAGAATTGAACCTAGAAAACCACTTCCTCCTGTAAATTTCAAGGAGTGGGATGGGTTAATCCGCCTTTGTTTTAACCGCAAGAATAAGACTCTGGGCTCAGTTTTCAGGCAGAAATCAGTACTCTCGTTGCTGGAGAAGAACTACAAAACACTCCAAGCACTGAAAGGATCATCTGAAGACATGGCAGGGGAAATGGAtgtttcagcattaggtgatactAGTGAAGATATGAGCATGGAAATTGACGATGGAAAAGATGATGAAATGGAGGTTGAAGAGGATGACGAGGCAGGGGGAGATGGATCTGATTTTAAGGCTAAAATTATTGGGATACTTAAGCAAGGAGATTTTGAGGAGAAGAGGTCTTCAAAGCTCACACAAGTGGATTTTTTGTACCTTCTTTCTTTGTTCAACAAAGCAGGCATTCACTTCTCTTAA